A single region of the Thermococcus paralvinellae genome encodes:
- the nurA gene encoding DNA double-strand break repair nuclease NurA, with the protein MYRLISKDQADKILNMLTNELREAENVLSGKIEWKPLPEKRESKVYAVDGSQGKARLSGTIIYTVASFAFGNGKSARLVYTNAMIYNHGISDQIIRLQMETLENKLGALVGTDEHMILMDGTLTGSLTRPPVYPESVRGITTVMNALGEKSLEQLIDDFIHKLNDHYEELERKLAEKREIREFVILADEVVDEYSEFYKAMEGYTYRDAPLPSNLRKLKVSLITLQEAAERGETIEDVINRYLSEYGEEKTLTLEDAKNTIHVVLGYLEYLYSLEKLLQRELIYIAKSFYNRKITSKLGISAVDVPFLDAYLLKVYGEELPGYYVIYDPEKTEEKKKIAHRLPRVLRKYFPTVQEFIEKGVPSAYIRTMKGGVIYLLQSNRTIGGELIGKLLWHESSGYIRPLQRAHEGVKIEQKMFKAELEALMNYLKRKNKELRVFIKYGRSPLE; encoded by the coding sequence ATGTATCGTCTAATTTCGAAGGATCAAGCGGATAAAATTCTCAACATGCTCACTAATGAGCTCAGAGAGGCCGAGAATGTTTTGAGTGGGAAAATTGAATGGAAACCTCTGCCAGAAAAGAGAGAGAGCAAAGTTTATGCTGTTGATGGCAGTCAAGGGAAGGCAAGGCTAAGCGGAACGATAATCTATACCGTTGCATCTTTTGCCTTTGGTAATGGCAAAAGCGCACGTTTGGTTTATACTAATGCTATGATCTACAATCATGGAATCTCTGACCAGATAATTAGGTTGCAGATGGAAACCCTTGAGAACAAGCTTGGTGCTCTAGTTGGGACTGATGAGCACATGATTTTAATGGATGGAACGCTTACAGGTTCTTTAACGAGACCCCCTGTTTATCCGGAGAGTGTGAGGGGTATAACTACCGTGATGAATGCTTTAGGGGAGAAAAGCTTAGAACAGCTTATTGATGATTTTATCCATAAACTTAATGACCACTATGAAGAGCTTGAAAGGAAGCTCGCAGAAAAGAGAGAAATCCGAGAGTTCGTGATATTGGCAGATGAAGTGGTGGATGAATATTCGGAGTTTTATAAAGCCATGGAGGGATACACATACAGGGATGCGCCTCTCCCGAGTAATCTTAGAAAACTGAAAGTTTCATTAATCACGCTTCAAGAGGCTGCCGAAAGGGGAGAGACCATTGAAGATGTTATAAACCGCTATCTCTCCGAATATGGGGAAGAAAAGACATTGACTCTTGAAGATGCCAAGAACACCATCCACGTCGTTTTGGGATATCTTGAATATCTCTACTCTCTCGAAAAGCTTCTCCAGAGAGAACTTATATACATTGCAAAGAGCTTTTACAACAGAAAAATTACTTCAAAGCTCGGCATTAGTGCTGTTGATGTTCCATTCCTTGATGCTTATCTGCTCAAGGTTTATGGAGAAGAACTTCCAGGTTATTACGTAATTTACGACCCAGAGAAAACCGAGGAGAAAAAGAAGATAGCTCACCGTCTGCCGAGGGTTTTGAGAAAATACTTCCCAACTGTTCAGGAGTTCATAGAAAAAGGAGTCCCATCCGCCTATATTAGAACAATGAAAGGTGGAGTCATATATCTGCTTCAATCTAACCGCACAATCGGCGGTGAACTCATAGGAAAGCTTCTCTGGCATGAGAGTAGTGGGTATATAAGACCTCTTCAGAGGGCGCATGAAGGAGTAAAGATTGAGCAGAAGATGTTCAAGGCAGAGCTTGAGGCACTCATGAACTACTTAAAGAGGAAAAACAAAGAGCTGAGGGTTTTCATAAAATATGGAAGGTCGCCTTTGGAGTAA
- the tgtA gene encoding tRNA guanosine(15) transglycosylase TgtA, with protein MFKFEIKARDAAGRIGKLEVNGKRIETPAIMPVVNPKQLIVTPKELKEMGFNIIITNSYIIYKDEELRQKALEMGIHKLLDYDGIIEVDSGSFQLMRYGGIDVTNREIIEFQHRIGVDIGTFLDIPTVPDAPREKAEEDLRITLERAKEAEGVKQIPMNATVQGSTYLDLRTYAAKKLSEMNFEIHPIGAVVPLMESYRYRDLVDVVIASKLGLRPDRPVHLFGAGHPMIFALAVAMGIDLFDSASYALYAKDDRYLTPEGTKHLSELEYFPCSCPVCSRYMPQELKEMPKEERVKLLALHNLWVIREELNRVKQAIKEGELWRLVDERSRSHPKLFSAYKRLLEYRDYLEENEPITKSSAFFKVSEEIMRTPTVWRAKQKAEMVKQKFPETINHPIFGEIPKYLSLSYPFAQSEGEEEFTIEKPKKNEARLYIQAVAEYQFGEGASEAFKDAFVELSRKTGMPRQIKAKGKHLATFRAEDGLLTLGIEGAKRLHKILPYPRMRVVVNEDAEPFARKGKNVFAKFVIDADENIRPYDEVLVVNKNDELLATGQTLLSGKELKIFQQGLAVKVRRGIEK; from the coding sequence ATGTTCAAGTTTGAGATAAAAGCGAGAGATGCTGCCGGCAGAATTGGAAAGCTCGAAGTTAATGGAAAGAGAATTGAAACTCCAGCTATAATGCCTGTAGTTAATCCAAAACAGCTCATAGTAACTCCAAAAGAACTGAAAGAGATGGGATTCAACATAATAATCACGAACTCATACATCATTTACAAGGACGAGGAGCTAAGGCAAAAAGCTCTTGAAATGGGAATTCACAAGCTTTTGGACTATGACGGCATAATTGAAGTTGATTCCGGCTCATTCCAGCTCATGCGCTACGGCGGAATAGATGTAACTAATAGGGAAATCATCGAGTTTCAGCATAGGATTGGAGTTGATATTGGGACTTTTCTCGATATTCCCACAGTTCCGGATGCTCCAAGGGAAAAAGCTGAAGAAGACTTAAGGATAACCCTAGAGAGAGCTAAGGAAGCTGAAGGGGTAAAGCAGATTCCGATGAATGCAACAGTTCAAGGTTCAACATATCTTGACTTAAGGACTTATGCTGCCAAAAAGCTCAGCGAGATGAACTTTGAGATTCATCCAATCGGGGCGGTCGTTCCCTTGATGGAGTCCTACCGTTACAGGGACTTAGTTGACGTTGTTATCGCTTCAAAGCTCGGCTTGAGACCTGACAGACCTGTTCATCTCTTCGGTGCCGGTCATCCAATGATATTTGCTTTGGCTGTTGCTATGGGAATTGACTTGTTTGATTCGGCAAGCTACGCCCTATATGCAAAAGATGACCGCTATTTAACCCCAGAAGGAACTAAGCATTTAAGTGAGCTCGAATATTTCCCATGCTCCTGCCCTGTCTGCTCCCGCTATATGCCCCAAGAGCTTAAAGAAATGCCAAAAGAGGAAAGAGTCAAGCTGCTTGCACTTCACAACCTCTGGGTGATTAGAGAGGAGCTGAACAGAGTAAAGCAGGCAATAAAGGAAGGAGAACTCTGGAGATTAGTTGATGAGCGCTCAAGGTCTCATCCAAAGCTTTTCTCTGCATACAAGAGGCTGCTTGAGTACAGAGATTACCTCGAAGAAAATGAGCCAATAACAAAAAGCTCGGCTTTCTTCAAAGTGAGCGAAGAAATAATGAGAACCCCAACAGTATGGAGAGCCAAGCAGAAAGCTGAGATGGTTAAACAGAAGTTCCCTGAAACTATAAACCACCCAATCTTTGGTGAGATTCCAAAGTATTTGAGTTTGAGCTATCCTTTTGCCCAGAGTGAAGGAGAAGAGGAATTCACAATTGAGAAGCCAAAGAAAAATGAGGCAAGGCTCTACATCCAAGCTGTGGCAGAATACCAATTTGGCGAAGGAGCTAGTGAAGCTTTCAAAGATGCATTTGTTGAGCTGTCAAGAAAGACAGGAATGCCGAGGCAGATTAAAGCTAAAGGCAAACATTTGGCAACATTTAGAGCTGAAGACGGACTGTTAACGCTTGGCATTGAAGGAGCAAAGAGACTTCACAAGATTCTGCCCTATCCAAGAATGAGAGTCGTTGTAAATGAAGATGCAGAGCCTTTCGCGAGAAAAGGAAAGAATGTCTTTGCAAAGTTCGTGATTGATGCCGATGAGAACATAAGACCATATGATGAGGTTTTGGTTGTCAACAAAAACGATGAGCTTTTAGCTACTGGACAGACTCTGCTCAGTGGAAAAGAACTTAAGATATTCCAGCAAGGGTTAGCTGTGAAGGTGAGGAGGGGAATTGAAAAATAA
- a CDS encoding inorganic phosphate transporter: protein MDWAIIAAGLFMAWSIGANDSAKAVGIAVGSEILSFRRAVFLIGIFSLLGAFLGSSNVAHTVGSNIVPDFDKGYIPFALLASALAVTFASFRGLPISTTQSIIGAIVGIGVYQKTYVNWSIVLKIALAWVVSPIAAAILSILVFAIYGRIINHISKIYEIEILYRWMIILSSAYASFNLGANELSNVIGLLTYSTNIEGSTLKLILALALFLGALTFSYEVLMTIGKNLTQLGPLAGFSAQFGSALAVTSANIIGLPVSSGQAIIGGIIGLGLLKGQKINKKLAFNIVKGWILAPLVSCLLTLLFIKIFSVLPLTF, encoded by the coding sequence ATGGATTGGGCAATAATTGCAGCAGGGCTCTTTATGGCATGGAGCATAGGAGCTAACGACAGTGCAAAAGCCGTGGGGATAGCTGTAGGATCAGAGATTCTAAGCTTTAGGAGAGCGGTCTTCCTAATTGGAATATTTTCACTCTTAGGAGCATTCCTCGGCAGCTCAAATGTTGCCCACACAGTAGGTAGCAATATTGTCCCGGACTTTGATAAAGGCTATATTCCCTTTGCACTTTTAGCTTCAGCTTTAGCCGTAACTTTTGCTTCATTCAGAGGCTTGCCCATCTCAACTACCCAGTCAATCATAGGAGCAATCGTCGGAATTGGAGTTTACCAAAAGACTTACGTAAATTGGAGTATCGTTTTAAAGATAGCTCTAGCTTGGGTAGTTTCCCCAATAGCAGCAGCTATACTATCCATTTTGGTCTTTGCCATATATGGGAGGATTATAAACCACATTTCAAAAATTTATGAGATTGAAATTCTCTACAGATGGATGATAATTTTGAGCTCTGCTTATGCATCTTTTAATCTTGGAGCAAACGAACTCTCAAACGTAATTGGTCTCTTAACCTACTCAACCAATATTGAAGGCAGCACATTAAAGCTAATCCTTGCGCTGGCGTTATTCCTTGGAGCCCTAACTTTCAGCTATGAGGTACTAATGACCATTGGCAAAAATCTGACCCAGCTCGGCCCTTTAGCAGGATTTTCCGCCCAGTTTGGTTCCGCCCTAGCCGTAACCTCAGCAAATATAATAGGACTTCCTGTAAGTTCCGGGCAGGCAATTATTGGAGGGATTATAGGATTAGGACTGCTAAAGGGGCAGAAAATCAACAAGAAGCTGGCTTTTAATATTGTAAAAGGTTGGATTTTGGCACCTTTGGTTTCTTGTTTATTGACTTTGCTATTTATCAAGATTTTCAGTGTTTTACCGTTAACTTTTTAA
- a CDS encoding glycosyltransferase: MLLETALLIIIFWDLYFFLNYIISLLRNYRIKEWTPFVSIIIPAYNEEESIKDSIISALSQDYPKFEVIVVDDGSEDKTFEVASSIKDERLRVFRKTHKGKARALNFGLSKAQGEIIITTDADTLLHNSAVKEVVNRFHDESVLGVGGQVRVLTSSFLERAQDVEHLRIAMFRRAKELEDLSVAPGPISAFRKEALEKIGSFVESSVEDYATTKEIKKFGRVVYAPKAKAYTKMPTSLKTLWNQRKRWFLGDLRHLGGGFLKGWFFLILGDFIAFLDVIVPILLIVHRNWLLLGVFLGFEIITMLIPTLIEGGSIINAILFPAFLWFWALFYLVLHVYGYLCILKSKAL, encoded by the coding sequence ATGCTACTTGAGACTGCCTTGCTGATTATAATATTTTGGGATCTCTATTTTTTCCTTAATTACATAATTAGCTTATTGAGGAATTACAGAATTAAAGAGTGGACGCCATTTGTGAGCATAATCATTCCAGCATATAATGAAGAAGAGAGTATTAAAGACTCCATAATCTCTGCACTTTCTCAAGACTATCCGAAGTTTGAAGTCATTGTAGTTGATGATGGAAGCGAAGATAAAACATTTGAAGTTGCAAGCTCCATAAAGGATGAGCGTTTGAGAGTCTTTAGGAAGACACATAAGGGAAAAGCCAGAGCTTTAAATTTTGGATTGTCTAAAGCCCAAGGAGAAATAATAATAACAACAGACGCAGACACATTATTACATAATTCTGCAGTTAAAGAAGTAGTGAACCGCTTCCATGATGAAAGCGTTTTAGGTGTCGGCGGACAGGTTAGAGTTTTAACCAGTTCCTTTTTAGAGAGAGCCCAAGATGTTGAACATCTGAGAATAGCAATGTTTAGGAGAGCTAAGGAGCTTGAGGACTTAAGTGTAGCTCCAGGTCCAATAAGCGCCTTTAGAAAGGAAGCCTTGGAGAAGATAGGAAGCTTCGTCGAGAGCAGCGTTGAAGATTATGCAACTACGAAGGAGATTAAAAAGTTTGGCAGAGTAGTTTACGCTCCAAAAGCCAAAGCATACACAAAGATGCCAACTTCATTAAAAACGCTCTGGAATCAGAGAAAAAGATGGTTTTTAGGAGATTTAAGACATTTAGGTGGGGGATTTTTGAAGGGGTGGTTTTTCTTGATTTTAGGAGATTTCATAGCTTTTCTTGACGTAATTGTCCCAATTCTACTAATAGTTCATAGAAATTGGCTTTTGCTTGGAGTATTTCTAGGCTTTGAAATTATAACAATGTTAATCCCAACATTGATAGAAGGGGGAAGCATAATAAATGCCATTCTATTTCCCGCATTTTTATGGTTCTGGGCGCTCTTCTACCTAGTGTTGCATGTCTATGGTTATTTATGCATTTTAAAATCAAAAGCCCTATAG